In Mustela nigripes isolate SB6536 chromosome 12, MUSNIG.SB6536, whole genome shotgun sequence, one DNA window encodes the following:
- the LOC132028079 gene encoding olfactory receptor 2G2-like, whose protein sequence is MGMMRSTNETRLTGFVLLGFSDYPQLQKVLFVVILILYLLTIFGNTTIILLSRLESKLHTPMYFFLSHLSFLDICFTSSVIPQLLVNLWDPMKNITYGGCVVQLYVSLALGSTECVLLAVMSYDRYIAICRPLHYTVIMHHHLCMALASLAWLSGVVTTLVQPTLTLQLPFCGHHQVDHFICEVPVLIKLACVDTTFNEAELFVASIIFLIVPVSIILVSYGYITQAVLRIKSASGRKKAFGTCSSHLMVVIIFYGTIIFMYLQPAKSRSKDQGKFVSLFYTVVTPMLNPLIYTLRNKEVKWALRKVLGKILGIKFT, encoded by the coding sequence ATGGGGATGATGAGGAGTACCAATGAGACCAGACTAACAGGTTTCGTCCTCTTGGGGTTTTCTGATTATCCCCAGTTACAGAAGGTTCTATTTGTGGTCATTTTGATCTTGTATTTATTAACCATTTTTGGGAATACCACCATCATTCTGTTATCTCGTCTGGAATCCAAGCTTCATACGccaatgtattttttcctttctcatctctcctTTTTGGATATATGTTTTACAAGCAGTGTTATTCCTCAGCTCTTGGTAAACTTGTGGGATCCTATGAAAAACATCACCTATGGTGGCTGTGTGGTTCAGCTCTATGTCTCTCTTGCCCTGGGATCTACAGAATGTGTCCTCCTAGCTGTGATGTCCTATGATCGCTACATTGCCATCTGCCGTCCCCTCCACTACACTGTCATAATGCATCATCATCTTTGTATGGCTTTGGCATCTTTGgcatggctcagtggggtggTCACTACTCTAGTACAGCCCACTCTCACCTTGCAGCTACCTTTCTGTGGACATCATCAAGTGGATCATTTTATCTGTGAGGTCCCTGTACTCATCAAGTTGGCTTGTGTGGACACCACTTTCAATGAGGCTGAGCTCTTTGTAGCTAGCATTATCTTCCTTATAGTACCTGTTTCCATCATCCTGGTTTCCTATGGCTATATTACCCAAGCAGTTTTGAGGATTAAGTCAGCTTCgggaagaaagaaagcatttgggacctgctcctcccacctgaTGGTTGTCATAATCTTCTATGGAACCATCATCTTCATGTATCTGCAGCCAGCCAAGAGTAGATCCAAGGACCAGGGAaagtttgtttccctcttttacACCGTGGTGACCCCCATGCTCAACCCCCTTATCTATACTTTGAGAAATAAAGAGGTTAAGTGGGCACTAAGGAAAGTTCTAGGAAAGATTCTGGGAATAAAGTttacatga